A region from the Lonchura striata isolate bLonStr1 chromosome 16, bLonStr1.mat, whole genome shotgun sequence genome encodes:
- the ALG1 gene encoding chitobiosyldiphosphodolichol beta-mannosyltransferase, which translates to MQYHALALARHGRQVALLGYLQTRPHRDVLRSENIRLVPVAELSGLRVGPKLFQYVLKVLVQSVQLLYTLLRIEQPSYILLQNPPGLPSIAAAWVAGLWWGSKLIIDWHNYGYTIMSLSHGRSHPLVLIAEWYEKLFGRLSDYNLCVTDAMRKDLWVNFKIKAVTLYDKPASYFKETPLDLQHNLFMKLAKDYEPFKARTASPSAARSAFTERDGSSGSVLKSRGRPALLISSTSWTEDEDFSVLLRALEDYERFIKEGARLPALVCVITGKGPLKDYYKELIQKLHLKHIQICTPWLEAEDYPLLLGSADLGVCLHKSSSGLDLPMKVVDMFGCCLPVCAIHFECLHELVKHNENGLIFRDSQELAKQLKMLFLDFPSLEGKLHSFRENLRASRQLCWDQSWDQTVLPLLGNKE; encoded by the exons ATGCAGTACCACGCGCTGGCGCTGGCCCGGCACGGGCGGCAGGTCGCTCTGCTGGGCTACCTCC AGACCCGGCCGCACCGGGACGTGCTGCGCAGCGAGAACATCCGGCTGGTGCCCGTGGCGGAGCTGAGCGGGCTGCGAG TGGGTCCAAAGCTTTTCCAGTATGTCCTAAAGGTGCTTGTGCAGTCAGTGCAGTTACTGTACACGCTGCTGAGGATAGAACAGCCATCCTATATTCTTCTTCAG AATCCCCCAGGCTTACCCAGTATAGCTGCTGCCTgggtggcagggctgtggtggggGAGCAAACTCATCATTGATTGGCACAACTATGGCTACACCATCATGAGCCTGAGTCACGGGAGGAGCCACCCACTGGTCCTGATTGCAGAATG GTATGAAAAGCTTTTTGGGCGCTTGTCTGACTATAACCTGTGTGTCACTGATGCCATGAGGAAAGATCTCTGGGTGAATTTCAAGATAAA GGCTGTGACGTTGTATGACAAACCAGCATCTTATTTTAAGGAAACGCCATTAGACCTCCAACACAACTTGTTCATGAAACTTGCCAAGGACTACGAGCCTTTCAAAGCACG AACTGCCagtcccagtgctgccagaTCAGCCTTCACCGAGAGGGATGGGAGCAGTGGGAGTGTGCTGAAGTCCAGGGGCCGGCCAGCCCTTCTcatcagcagcaccagctggaCAG AGGATGAAGACTTCTCAGTCCTTTTAAGAGCTTTAGAAG ATTATGAGAGGTTTATCAAGGAAGGAGCAAGGCTTCCAGCTTTAGTGTGTGTGATAACAG GTAAAGGACCTCTAAAAGATTATTACAAAGAACTGATTCAAAAACTGCACTTGAAGCATATCCAGATCTGTACACCATGGCTGGAAGCTGAGGATTACCCTCTTCTGCTTG GCTCAGCAGACCTGGGGGTGTGTCTCCATAAATCCTCCAGTGGGTTGGATTTGCCCATGAAGGTGGTGGATATGTTTGGCTGCTGTTTACCTGTGTGTGCAATACATTTTGAATG TTTACATGAACTGGTGAAACACAATGAGAACGGTCTGATATTCAGGGACTCACAGGAACTTGCAAAACAGCTGAAG aTGCTTTTCCTGGATTTCCCTAGCCTGGAAGGGAAACTTCACAGCTTCCGAGAGAACCTGCGAGCGTCCcggcagctgtgctgggaccagAGCTGGGACCAGACTGTCCTTCCCTTGCTGGGCAACAAGGAGTGA
- the NAGPA gene encoding N-acetylglucosamine-1-phosphodiester alpha-N-acetylglucosaminidase, whose protein sequence is MAACGAVVRGCVRGGGARGSGSQPGGPGPGTGIGASRGRDGAAGRVGGARLAASGPRRRVSVWARSVARRRCPVRGSRCPEAGPVQRCPAARPPRNRGARDSRARGQRGRARPGPAGPCPPGLRRSHLPAFRPRTTGCCRCRSPRSEPLLRPYPARQHGPRHGHRHVRDCQPVQYGNVTHQAWPGDNSTAGPVAVTRTFVSYIPAEGSGRKVIYGHFTFVRNPLRTFSVLEPGGAGGCLAQRRAPVEETAKLSRCLVAQNGGYFDMKTGECLGNVVSDGRLVRNSGGLQNAQFGIRKDGTLVFGYLSEEDVLDQSNPFVQLVSGVVWLLRNGEVYINQSRAAECGDTQTTGTFDKFINVISARTAVGHDRQGRLVLVHVDGQTESRGVNLWEMAEFLKQQGVINAINLDGGGSATLVLNGTLANYPSEHCSFDGMWRCPRSVSTVVCVHEPGCDPPDCSGHGLCVAGHCRCDSPVWAGPACDTLDCGPANCSLRGVCSAAGCLCDAGWTGSNCTEACAPGSYGESCSQKCRCQHGSSCDPVHGACSCPAGFYGTSCEHECPLGWFGPSCQSRCECDHSCPCDPETGSCNITHHGALQDHLHRAGQCLASQKKEKSKEKFSLSESSWLSLSSALALLLVLSALGNVGLVLQGRRRQQDRDYRYYPLRDINGDTPRSPTSAAWDQEDIQEPEDTQDPNQEFL, encoded by the exons ATGGCGGCGTGCGGGGCTGT CGTGCGGGGCTGTgtgcggggcggcggggcccgcgGGTCGGGGTCCCagccgggcgggcccggccccgggacGGGGATCGGGGCGAGCAGGGGTCGGGACGGTGCTGCTGGCCGCGTTGGCGGTGCTCGGCTCGCTGCAAGTGGCCCGCGGCGCCGGGTGAGTGTGTGGGCACGGTCTGTGGCGCGCCGGCGGTGCCCGGTGCGGGGCTCCCGGTGCCCCGAGGCCGGGCCGGTGCAGCGCTGCCCGGCGGCACGGCCGCCCCGGAACCGCGGGGCGCGGGACTCGCGGGCCCGGGGCCagcggggccgtgcccgcccggggccagcggggccgtgcccgccCGGGCTGCGCCGCTCTCATCTCCCCGCGTTTCGGCCTCGGACAACCGGGTGTTGTCGttgcaggagcccccgcagcgaGCCCCTGCTGCGGCCCTACCCGGCCCGGCAGCACGGCCCCCGGCACGGCCACCGGCACGTCCGGGACTGCCAGCCCGTCCAGTACGGCAACGTCACGCACCAAGCGTGGCCCGGCGACAACAGCACGGCCGGCCCGGTGGCTGTCACCAGGACGTTTGTCTCGTACATCCCCGCGGAGGGCAGCGGCCGCAAGGTGATCTATGGCCACTTCACTTTCGTGAGGAACCCCCTGAGGACCTTCTCCGTGCTGGAGCCGGGCGGTGCCGGCGGCTGCCTGGCTCAACGCAGAGCCCCCGTGGAGGAGACTGCAAAGCTCAGCAGGTGTCTGGTGGCCCAGAACGGCGGGTACTTTGACATGAAAACTGGAGAGTGCCTTGGGAATGTTGTGAGCGATGGAAGGCTGGTGAGAAACTCTGGAGGCCTACAAAACGCTCAGTTTGGCATCCGGAAAGATGGCACCTTGGTGTTCGG TTACCTGTCTGAGGAGGATGTCCTGGATCAGTCAAACCCTTTTGTGCAGCTCGTGAGTGGGGTGGTTTGGCTGCTGAGGAATGGAGAGGTGTACATCAACCAAAGCCGGGCGGCTGAGTGTGGTGACACTCAAACCACAG GAACCTTTGACAAGTTCATCAATGTGATCTCAGCCAGGACTGCGGTGGGACACGACCGTCAGGGCCGCCTGGTCTTGGTTCATgtggatggacagacagagtCCAGAGG GGTCAACCTGTGGGAAATGGCAGAGTTCCTGAAGCAGCAGGGAGTCATCAACGCTATCAACCTGGATGGTGGAGGCTCTGCCACGCTGGTCCTGAACGGGACCCTGGCCAACTACCCCTCTGAGCACTG ctcctTTGACGGCATGTGGCGCTGTCCCCGGAGCGTCTCCACCGTGGTGTGCGTGCACGAGCCGGGCTGTGACCCGCCCGACTGCAGCGGCCACGGGCTCTGCGTGGCCGGGCACTGCCGCTGCGACAGCCCCGTCTGGGCAGGGCCCGCCTGCGACACCTTGGACTGCGGCCCTGCCAACTGCAGCCTGCGCGGCGTCTGCAGCGCCG CTGGATGCCTGTGTGACGCCGGCTGGACTGGCAGCAACTGCACTGAAG CTTGTGCTCCTGGTTCCTACGGGGAGTCCTGCAGCCAGAAGTGCCGGTGCCAGCACGGCAGCTCCTGTGACCCCGTGCACGGAGCCTGTTCCTGCCCTGCCGGCTTCTACGGCACCAGCTGTGAGCACG AGTGTCCCCTGGGCTGGTTTGGGCCGAGCTGCCAGAGCCGCTGTGAGTGTGACCACTCGTGTCCCTGTGACCCCGAGACTGGCAGCTGCAACATCACCCACCACGGGGCACTGCAGGACCACTTACACAGAG CTGGACAGTGTTTGGCTtcccagaaaaaggaaaagagcaaagaaaagtTCTCTCTGTCAGA AAGCTCGTGGctctccctgagctctgccctggccctgctgcttgTGCTGAGTGCCCTGGGGAACgtggggctggtgctgcaggggcggcggcggcagcaggaCCGGGACTATCGCTACTACCCCCTGAGGGACATCAACGGGGACACCCCTCGCAGCCCCACCTCTGCTGCCTGGGACCAGGAGGATATTCAGGAGCCCGAGGACACTCAGGACCCAAACCAAGAGTTCCTTTAG